In Spirochaetota bacterium, one genomic interval encodes:
- a CDS encoding sugar phosphate isomerase/epimerase family protein, whose amino-acid sequence MKKYKTAMGLNGFGWAHVVYNHPYDFDAILAHAARLGFDGVELFGMPDNYPVDNSKRLALRKRIEDHGLVIASIQSLPGGLGNGHPASAYSICRKDYVAFIQNMLDLAVTLGCNAMGVWAGELFGSGPNEQSINYMAEVYTQCARLAEDAGIPLVLEAEPVQQVNTPEIWFRILKAANSDHLKALCDFTHINIFSKQNPLPLLEELQPYIGYLHLAGNDGTCTQIESRSSTHLALTEGSMDWKSMLNQILDDGYTGWLDIDVWENREPFKATEESKRALDAFLAERQRSK is encoded by the coding sequence ATGAAAAAGTATAAAACCGCCATGGGGCTTAATGGTTTTGGCTGGGCTCACGTCGTATACAATCACCCATATGATTTTGATGCGATCCTGGCCCACGCGGCGAGACTTGGCTTTGACGGTGTTGAATTATTCGGGATGCCTGATAACTATCCTGTCGATAATTCAAAACGGCTTGCGCTGAGAAAACGAATTGAAGATCATGGATTGGTTATCGCCAGCATACAATCGCTGCCGGGGGGACTCGGCAACGGGCATCCCGCGAGTGCTTATTCCATCTGCCGAAAAGACTATGTGGCGTTTATCCAGAACATGTTGGATTTAGCCGTTACGCTCGGCTGTAATGCGATGGGTGTTTGGGCGGGCGAATTATTCGGCAGCGGCCCCAATGAACAGAGCATCAACTATATGGCGGAGGTCTATACACAGTGCGCCCGACTTGCGGAAGACGCCGGCATTCCGCTTGTTCTGGAAGCAGAGCCCGTGCAACAGGTTAATACTCCCGAGATCTGGTTTCGGATATTAAAAGCCGCGAACAGTGATCATTTAAAGGCGCTGTGCGATTTCACACATATCAATATCTTCAGCAAACAGAACCCGTTACCATTGCTTGAAGAGCTCCAACCCTATATCGGTTATCTCCACCTGGCCGGCAACGACGGCACCTGCACACAGATAGAATCCCGCAGTTCAACCCATCTGGCGTTGACCGAGGGTTCAATGGACTGGAAGTCGATGTTAAATCAAATTCTCGACGATGGATATACGGGCTGGCTGGATATCGATGTATGGGAAAACAGGGAACCCTTCAAGGCCACTGAAGAGAGCAAACGCGCACTTGACGCATTTTTAGCCGAACGTCAACGGTCAAAGTAA
- a CDS encoding YkgJ family cysteine cluster protein, translated as MAADNACQSEHGLFIASGCLQCAGNEESCCAESYVPLTIADISAILDLGYTLEEAAQAGEYYEEYLDDAEFWWRAGMTEIDGRLFRLTTRKNERAQCVFLRRGQGCVLGERRPRVCKIYPFWVDESGRIVVEPGEEECCLIAKGAVPVERGIRMIDESPESIMEHFLATKHDCEENRDRHRELLERLLAGREARAL; from the coding sequence ATGGCCGCCGACAACGCCTGCCAGAGCGAGCACGGGCTCTTCATCGCCTCCGGGTGCCTTCAGTGCGCCGGTAACGAGGAGAGCTGCTGCGCCGAAAGCTACGTTCCGCTTACCATCGCCGACATCTCGGCCATACTCGATCTGGGCTACACGCTCGAGGAGGCCGCGCAGGCCGGCGAGTACTACGAGGAATACCTGGACGACGCCGAGTTCTGGTGGCGCGCCGGCATGACCGAAATCGACGGGCGGCTTTTCCGCCTCACCACGCGCAAGAACGAGCGCGCGCAGTGCGTCTTTCTCCGCAGGGGCCAGGGGTGCGTGCTGGGCGAGCGGCGCCCGCGGGTGTGCAAGATATATCCCTTCTGGGTGGACGAAAGCGGCCGGATCGTCGTGGAGCCGGGCGAGGAGGAGTGCTGCCTCATCGCCAAGGGCGCGGTGCCCGTGGAGCGCGGCATCCGCATGATCGACGAGAGCCCCGAGAGCATCATGGAGCATTTTCTGGCGACAAAGCACGACTGCGAGGAGAACAGGGACCGGCACCGCGAGCTGCTCGAGCGGCTCCTGGCCGGACGCGAGGCCCGGGCGCTCTAA
- a CDS encoding CocE/NonD family hydrolase — protein sequence MNSSRSRILKITIPVVITLALCAVLVWCMQWRIIAWYLGLPAPGHSVTVRKDVMVPMRDGVRLSADIYRPSKEGKYPVIVLRTMYGKRNPGHKYSFTASLFASQGYVFIVQDVRGKFDSEGEFYPYISEAKDGHDTIEWAGSREWSTGKVGAYGFSYWGSTQWLPAPLRSAYLRAMVPIVTSQDVYPRWIYNGIFRLNDVLVWHYENAPKRAQNAEGVDWDRAVRTLPLSKADDSLGADIPAYNDWIAHPRPGPYWDRVRVDDKVADIQAPALIIDGWYDYYLNLAIDDFRRMKAAGGSDEARRSVLLVGPWTHASKSKFADADFGKQASFMKQVRVILAWFDYWLKGEKNGILDDGPVRFFTMGANEWRTANEWPPAGTRYTPYYLKSDGGANSAKGDGVLSETAPAAGKPDSYIADPENPVPSVGGTSIFGKLKAGPFDQREVESRDDVLVYTSAPLESDIEVTGPVRLVLYASSSARDTDFAVKLAQVRPDGTSVNIQSAVYRASNRESLLRPAPLEKDRVYRFEIQVGNTSMLFKKGHRIRLQIAGSNFPEYGRNLQTGEDNGTTAATVKARQSVFHDRERPSHLILPVMRR from the coding sequence ATGAATTCGTCGCGTTCGCGCATCCTCAAAATAACCATTCCTGTCGTCATCACGCTCGCACTGTGCGCCGTTCTGGTATGGTGCATGCAATGGCGCATCATCGCCTGGTATCTGGGCCTGCCGGCCCCCGGACATTCCGTAACCGTGCGGAAGGACGTTATGGTGCCGATGCGCGACGGTGTACGACTGTCGGCCGACATCTACCGCCCCTCGAAAGAGGGAAAGTACCCGGTGATAGTGCTGCGCACCATGTACGGCAAGCGCAACCCGGGCCACAAATACTCGTTCACCGCGAGCCTCTTCGCCTCCCAGGGCTACGTGTTCATCGTTCAGGATGTGCGCGGCAAGTTCGACTCCGAGGGTGAATTCTACCCCTATATCTCCGAGGCGAAGGACGGGCACGACACCATCGAGTGGGCGGGTTCGCGGGAATGGAGCACCGGGAAGGTCGGCGCCTACGGCTTCTCCTACTGGGGCTCCACGCAGTGGCTTCCGGCCCCCCTTCGAAGCGCATACCTGAGGGCCATGGTCCCCATTGTGACGAGCCAGGACGTCTACCCGCGCTGGATCTACAACGGCATCTTCAGGCTTAACGACGTGCTGGTGTGGCACTACGAGAACGCCCCGAAACGCGCACAGAACGCCGAGGGCGTGGACTGGGACAGGGCCGTGCGCACCCTCCCGCTTTCAAAGGCCGATGACTCGCTCGGGGCCGACATCCCGGCGTACAACGACTGGATAGCCCATCCGCGCCCCGGCCCCTACTGGGACCGCGTGCGCGTGGACGACAAGGTGGCCGACATTCAGGCGCCGGCCCTCATCATCGACGGATGGTACGACTACTATCTGAACCTTGCGATCGATGACTTCAGGCGCATGAAGGCCGCGGGCGGCAGCGACGAGGCCCGCCGGAGCGTGCTGCTGGTGGGGCCATGGACGCACGCCTCGAAATCGAAGTTCGCGGACGCCGACTTCGGCAAGCAGGCCTCGTTCATGAAGCAGGTGCGCGTGATACTCGCATGGTTCGACTACTGGCTGAAGGGCGAGAAAAACGGCATCCTCGACGACGGGCCCGTGCGCTTCTTCACAATGGGCGCGAACGAGTGGCGCACCGCGAACGAATGGCCGCCGGCCGGAACGCGGTACACGCCGTACTACCTTAAGAGCGACGGCGGGGCCAACTCGGCGAAGGGCGACGGTGTTCTCTCCGAAACGGCCCCCGCGGCCGGAAAGCCCGACTCGTACATCGCCGACCCGGAAAACCCCGTGCCGAGCGTCGGCGGGACCTCCATCTTCGGGAAGCTCAAGGCCGGCCCCTTCGACCAGCGCGAGGTCGAGTCGAGGGACGACGTGCTCGTCTACACCTCCGCGCCGCTCGAATCTGATATCGAGGTCACCGGACCGGTGAGGCTTGTGCTCTACGCCTCCTCGTCGGCGCGTGACACCGACTTCGCCGTCAAGCTCGCACAGGTGCGTCCGGACGGCACCTCGGTGAATATCCAGTCCGCGGTGTATCGCGCGAGCAACCGGGAGTCGCTGCTCAGGCCCGCGCCACTCGAGAAGGACAGGGTTTATAGATTCGAGATCCAGGTTGGCAACACCAGCATGCTCTTCAAGAAGGGGCACCGCATACGCCTGCAGATAGCCGGTTCGAACTTCCCCGAATACGGGCGCAATCTGCAGACCGGCGAGGACAACGGCACGACCGCCGCGACTGTTAAGGCGCGCCAGAGCGTGTTCCACGACCGGGAACGCCCGTCGCACCTCATCCTGCCCGTCATGCGGCGATAG
- a CDS encoding DUF1846 domain-containing protein: MRKTGFDNERYLGEQKEAILERVSAFNNKLYLEFGGKLLFDYHAARVLPGFDPNVKMRLLQQLSDRADIILCIYAGDIERKKVRADFGITYDADALKLIDDLKDYGIDICAVVITRYEEQPSAAIFKKKLERQNVRVYTHRFTRGYPTDVDLVVSDKGYGANEYIETKSPLVVVTGPGPGSGKMATCLSQVYHDHKRGKSSGYAKFETFPIWNIPLKHPVNLAYEAATADIADYNLIDPFHLEAYGEIAINYNRDVESFPVLRRILEKIGGSKTAYKSPTDMGVNRAGFGITDDEVVREAARQEIIRRYFRYSCEYVMGFVERETVQRVELLMKELEIAPESRPVFIPARKAALEAKETGKGNEGIFCGAAVELHDGSIVAGKNSPLLHAAPSLVLNAVKKLAGIPDRIHLLSPHIIDSIMRLKGNILGSRTLSLDLEETLIALCISAEANPTALIAMEKLIDLKGCEMHMTHIPSPGDDAGLRKLGINCTSEPNFSTKNLLDI, encoded by the coding sequence ATGAGAAAGACCGGATTCGACAATGAAAGATATCTCGGGGAGCAGAAAGAAGCCATCCTCGAACGGGTGAGCGCTTTCAACAACAAGCTCTACCTCGAATTCGGGGGGAAGCTGTTGTTCGATTATCACGCCGCGCGGGTGCTTCCGGGTTTCGATCCGAACGTCAAGATGCGCCTCTTGCAGCAGCTCAGTGACCGCGCCGATATCATCCTGTGCATCTACGCCGGCGACATCGAGCGCAAAAAGGTGCGGGCCGACTTCGGCATCACCTACGACGCCGACGCCCTCAAGCTCATCGACGACCTCAAGGATTATGGCATCGACATCTGCGCGGTGGTGATTACCCGCTACGAGGAACAGCCCTCGGCGGCCATATTCAAAAAGAAGCTGGAGCGGCAGAACGTCCGGGTGTACACGCACCGCTTCACGCGCGGCTATCCCACCGACGTGGACCTGGTGGTGAGCGACAAGGGCTACGGCGCGAACGAGTATATAGAGACAAAAAGCCCGCTCGTTGTGGTGACCGGCCCGGGCCCCGGGAGCGGCAAGATGGCGACCTGCCTCTCGCAGGTGTACCACGATCACAAACGCGGCAAAAGCAGCGGCTACGCGAAGTTCGAGACCTTTCCCATCTGGAACATCCCGCTCAAGCACCCGGTCAACCTGGCCTACGAGGCGGCCACCGCCGACATCGCCGATTACAACCTCATCGATCCGTTTCACCTCGAGGCGTACGGCGAGATCGCCATCAACTACAACCGCGACGTCGAATCCTTCCCGGTGCTTCGGCGCATACTCGAGAAGATTGGCGGCTCGAAGACCGCGTATAAATCGCCGACCGACATGGGGGTCAACCGGGCGGGATTCGGCATTACCGACGACGAGGTGGTGCGCGAGGCGGCGCGCCAGGAGATCATACGGCGCTACTTCCGCTACTCGTGCGAGTACGTTATGGGTTTCGTGGAGCGCGAAACCGTGCAGCGGGTCGAGCTCCTCATGAAGGAGCTCGAGATTGCGCCCGAGAGCCGCCCGGTGTTTATCCCCGCAAGGAAGGCCGCCCTCGAGGCGAAGGAGACGGGCAAGGGGAACGAGGGGATCTTCTGCGGCGCCGCGGTCGAGCTTCACGACGGCTCGATCGTCGCGGGCAAGAACTCGCCGCTGTTGCACGCCGCGCCGAGCCTGGTCCTCAACGCGGTGAAAAAGCTCGCCGGCATACCGGACCGCATCCATCTTCTCTCGCCGCACATCATCGATTCGATCATGCGCCTCAAGGGCAATATCCTCGGTTCGAGGACCTTAAGCCTCGACCTCGAGGAAACGCTCATCGCGTTGTGCATAAGCGCCGAGGCAAATCCCACGGCGCTCATCGCCATGGAGAAGCTCATTGACCTTAAGGGATGCGAGATGCACATGACGCACATCCCCTCGCCCGGCGACGACGCGGGACTGCGTAAGCTCGGGATCAACTGCACGTCCGAACCGAATTTCTCGACGAAGAACCTGCTGGATATCTGA
- a CDS encoding MFS transporter, which produces MRQLRFGTKLSYAMGGMALNLANLVISQWLMKLYVPSRDSALVAGALFAGIFFSGRLMDGIIDPVAGFVSDHFKSKRGRRIPFIAAMTIPAALVSFLLWVPPYPDGSHWLNAVYLFVMVQLFFICWTFLANPYMALLPEITSDLDERVNITTMQAVFLMIGTFIFGAMGAIKDELGWIGIGAVTGALTLVSFFPTVFTIKEKSSIGRIAKERFRFTTIMDWTRTTFKNRSFVILVAATSSLWFALNMVILVVPFWVQYALDMTDREVVLLMAPLLVVNIVFFFVFNYIAKRLGKFTAFVATLASAAVTMPLLGLSGYLPFGDMMLQSQIAMALVGIPVSGIMVLPPALLADVIDHDETLTGKRREGIYFGVQAIFQKIAIGLSIAVATALMYGGGSETASVWGLRMISVSAGAAALVSLAFFTRYPIREKDGKAFVRN; this is translated from the coding sequence ATGCGACAACTCCGATTCGGCACAAAACTCTCCTACGCCATGGGAGGCATGGCGCTCAACCTCGCCAACCTTGTAATCTCGCAGTGGCTCATGAAACTCTACGTGCCCTCGCGCGATTCGGCCCTGGTGGCCGGGGCGCTCTTCGCTGGGATATTCTTCTCCGGACGCCTCATGGACGGCATCATCGATCCGGTGGCCGGTTTCGTGAGCGATCACTTCAAGTCGAAGCGCGGGCGGCGCATCCCCTTCATCGCCGCCATGACGATTCCCGCGGCGCTGGTGAGTTTTCTCCTCTGGGTGCCGCCCTACCCGGATGGGTCACACTGGCTCAATGCCGTGTACCTCTTCGTGATGGTTCAGCTCTTCTTCATCTGCTGGACCTTCCTGGCCAATCCCTACATGGCACTGCTCCCCGAGATCACCTCCGACCTCGACGAGCGCGTGAACATCACCACCATGCAGGCGGTCTTCCTGATGATCGGCACCTTCATCTTCGGCGCGATGGGCGCGATCAAGGACGAACTCGGATGGATCGGCATCGGCGCGGTCACCGGGGCGCTCACCCTTGTCTCGTTTTTCCCGACGGTTTTCACGATAAAGGAGAAATCCTCGATCGGACGCATCGCGAAGGAGCGCTTCCGGTTCACCACGATCATGGACTGGACACGGACCACGTTTAAAAACAGGTCCTTCGTTATTCTGGTCGCCGCGACATCGTCACTGTGGTTCGCGCTCAACATGGTGATCCTGGTGGTGCCCTTCTGGGTGCAGTACGCCCTCGACATGACCGACCGCGAAGTGGTGCTACTCATGGCGCCGTTATTGGTCGTCAATATCGTATTCTTTTTCGTATTCAATTATATCGCCAAACGCCTCGGCAAATTCACCGCATTCGTCGCGACGCTCGCCAGCGCCGCGGTCACCATGCCGCTTCTCGGCCTCTCGGGTTACCTTCCCTTCGGGGACATGATGCTCCAGTCGCAGATCGCGATGGCGCTGGTGGGCATTCCCGTTTCGGGAATCATGGTGCTGCCGCCGGCGCTCCTGGCGGACGTTATCGATCACGACGAGACACTCACCGGCAAGCGGCGGGAGGGCATCTACTTCGGCGTGCAGGCGATTTTCCAGAAGATCGCCATAGGGCTCTCGATCGCCGTGGCGACCGCGCTCATGTACGGCGGGGGTTCGGAAACCGCGTCGGTATGGGGCCTGCGGATGATCTCGGTGAGTGCCGGGGCCGCCGCGCTCGTTTCGCTTGCGTTTTTCACACGCTACCCCATCCGCGAAAAGGACGGGAAGGCTTTCGTCAGGAACTGA
- a CDS encoding glycoside hydrolase family 1 protein translates to MAVLVMLYAFAVSLAVTVLYGIIRRPRPSDPVSISGQRFPGGFLWATGEDAYQHEGGNLANDWARWEAQEPSPIENGDRCGIAADFYNRYESDFDLAARDGQNAHRIGIEWSRLEPEKGRYDEEAFRRYDAMIDAMRRRGFTVFLNLWHFTLPLWAADEGGWESAQVMGRWEALVRQCATRFGGRVDYWSTMIDAQIYALAGYAVGEIPPNQKDIKRALSVYRTLIHAHARAYHLIKKHAAPPGGASAPRVGQIYFFFHYEPKGFLLDRVITRQMDRIFNENLLDALYTGTIELRVLMGPTVREHDDSIRGTLDWIGVNYYTREILSFNPLKPGFIGRKTCASSRTTDMGWEIYPEGIYRLCKKLEGRYPGVPLFIAESGLADAADDRRPRFILEHLAWVHRLIGEGCPITGFTHWSITDNWEWAKGFGPKFGLYRVNRETMERVETASARLYRFIAHNNRLPEESEIDAILCGHAGPVSS, encoded by the coding sequence ATGGCCGTGCTCGTTATGCTGTATGCGTTTGCCGTGTCGCTCGCGGTGACCGTGTTGTACGGCATCATTCGCCGTCCGCGTCCATCGGATCCGGTATCCATCTCCGGCCAGCGTTTCCCCGGGGGCTTTCTCTGGGCCACCGGCGAGGACGCCTATCAGCACGAGGGGGGGAACCTGGCCAACGATTGGGCGCGCTGGGAGGCGCAGGAGCCGTCGCCCATTGAAAACGGCGACCGCTGCGGCATCGCTGCCGATTTCTACAACCGCTACGAGTCCGACTTCGACCTCGCCGCGCGCGACGGGCAGAACGCCCACCGCATCGGCATCGAATGGAGCCGGCTGGAGCCGGAGAAGGGCCGCTACGATGAAGAGGCCTTCAGGCGTTACGACGCGATGATCGACGCCATGCGACGGCGCGGCTTTACAGTCTTCCTTAATCTATGGCATTTCACGCTCCCCCTTTGGGCGGCGGACGAGGGCGGATGGGAAAGCGCGCAGGTGATGGGGCGCTGGGAGGCCCTGGTGCGCCAATGCGCGACGAGGTTCGGCGGCCGCGTCGATTACTGGAGCACCATGATCGACGCGCAGATCTATGCGCTCGCCGGGTACGCCGTGGGCGAAATCCCGCCGAATCAGAAGGATATAAAGCGGGCCCTCTCTGTCTACCGCACGCTCATTCACGCGCACGCACGGGCGTATCACCTCATAAAAAAACACGCCGCACCGCCCGGTGGGGCGTCGGCTCCGCGTGTCGGCCAGATATACTTTTTCTTTCATTACGAGCCCAAGGGCTTCCTGCTCGACCGCGTCATCACGCGGCAGATGGACCGCATCTTCAACGAGAACCTGCTCGACGCGCTGTACACCGGGACCATCGAGCTAAGGGTTCTCATGGGCCCCACGGTACGGGAGCACGACGACTCGATCCGCGGCACGCTCGACTGGATCGGCGTGAACTACTACACGCGCGAGATCCTCTCGTTCAATCCCCTGAAACCCGGCTTCATCGGGCGCAAAACCTGCGCATCGTCGCGCACCACCGACATGGGCTGGGAGATCTATCCCGAGGGGATCTACCGCCTGTGCAAAAAGCTCGAGGGCCGTTACCCCGGCGTGCCGCTTTTCATCGCCGAGTCGGGCCTCGCCGACGCGGCTGACGACCGCAGGCCGCGCTTCATCCTCGAGCATCTGGCCTGGGTGCACCGGCTCATAGGCGAGGGATGTCCCATAACGGGTTTCACGCACTGGAGCATAACGGACAACTGGGAGTGGGCGAAGGGCTTCGGCCCGAAGTTCGGCCTGTACCGCGTGAACAGGGAGACCATGGAACGCGTCGAGACCGCATCCGCGCGCCTCTACCGATTCATCGCGCACAACAACCGCCTTCCCGAAGAAAGCGAGATCGACGCGATACTCTGCGGCCATGCCGGGCCGGTCAGTTCCTGA
- a CDS encoding ABC transporter permease codes for MIELKNISRLYETGKVSVAALDNVSLRIEEGEFVAIMGPSGSGKSTLLNILGFLDKPDRGSYLLFGRDISRLDDDSLSTLRNHVAGFVFQQFHLLPRLSALQNAELPLIYAGKRELRAAARARLEDVGLGGRVEHRPGELSGGEQQRVAIARSLVNDPRVIFADEPTGNLDTKSAKEIMAILQEQNLRGKTIVMVTHENEVAAHARRIIRMRDGVVVSDERSKPRGRAQAPAPPALRERAFESGRSGVDRAQYADYFRQALGSILTHKLRSLLSITGILIGVAAVISMMALGEGAKASISERLSSLGTNVLTVMPGARRAGGVAVQTGAITRLTLGDAEGLSRIAAVSAVSPSVRSRVQLVHGNKNWNSLVEGVGPSYASIRSATPVTGRFFTPEEFRMRSKVALAGATVVRELFGATSPVGRSIKINRINFTVIGVLPAKGMSFRSDQDDVVVVPVTTAMYRLLGKTYVDTIDIQAASQERIDEAKKSARLLLNKRYRLAPDNEESFEIMDLSEIREALSSTTRTMSLLLGIVAAISLLVGGIGIMNIMLVSVKERVKEIGLRKAIGARRKDIRLQFLIESGMLTVTGGLAGILLGTGITIFITVFAGWSVKISIFSIVLSTAVSIIIGIAFGFWPAVQASRLNPIEALRYE; via the coding sequence ATGATAGAGCTGAAAAACATATCGCGGTTGTACGAAACCGGGAAGGTCAGCGTCGCCGCCCTCGATAACGTGAGCCTGCGGATAGAAGAGGGCGAATTCGTGGCCATCATGGGACCCTCAGGTTCCGGCAAGTCGACCCTGCTCAATATCCTCGGCTTTCTCGATAAACCCGACCGCGGAAGCTATCTGCTCTTCGGGCGCGATATCAGCCGTCTCGATGACGACAGCCTGTCGACGCTCCGCAACCACGTCGCCGGCTTTGTGTTTCAGCAGTTTCACCTGCTTCCGCGCCTTTCCGCGCTCCAGAACGCGGAGCTGCCGCTCATATATGCGGGAAAGAGGGAGCTTCGCGCCGCCGCGCGTGCGCGCCTTGAAGACGTCGGCCTGGGAGGGCGGGTCGAGCACCGGCCGGGCGAACTATCGGGCGGCGAGCAGCAGCGTGTGGCGATCGCGCGATCGCTCGTTAACGACCCGCGCGTGATATTCGCCGACGAGCCGACTGGCAACCTCGACACGAAGAGCGCGAAGGAGATCATGGCGATTCTCCAGGAGCAGAACCTCCGGGGGAAGACGATCGTCATGGTCACCCACGAGAACGAGGTTGCCGCGCACGCCCGGCGCATCATCCGCATGAGGGACGGCGTAGTGGTCTCGGATGAGCGAAGTAAACCGCGCGGCCGTGCGCAGGCCCCGGCCCCCCCGGCTTTGCGGGAGCGGGCGTTCGAAAGCGGTCGATCGGGCGTCGACAGGGCCCAGTATGCGGACTACTTCCGCCAGGCGCTGGGATCGATACTGACCCACAAGCTGCGCTCGCTCCTTTCCATTACGGGCATTCTGATCGGCGTGGCGGCGGTGATATCCATGATGGCGCTGGGCGAAGGGGCAAAGGCGTCTATTTCCGAGCGGTTGAGCTCGCTTGGAACGAACGTTCTGACCGTAATGCCGGGCGCACGGCGCGCGGGCGGGGTGGCGGTGCAGACGGGAGCGATCACCCGGCTCACGCTTGGCGACGCCGAGGGGCTTTCCCGCATTGCCGCGGTATCGGCAGTTTCCCCTTCCGTACGCTCGCGCGTGCAGTTGGTACACGGTAATAAAAACTGGAATTCCCTCGTCGAAGGTGTCGGGCCGAGTTATGCGTCGATACGCTCGGCGACACCAGTGACCGGGCGTTTTTTCACACCGGAGGAATTTCGCATGCGGAGCAAGGTGGCCCTGGCGGGCGCGACCGTTGTGCGTGAATTATTCGGCGCCACATCGCCGGTGGGACGGAGCATCAAGATCAACCGCATCAATTTCACGGTGATCGGCGTACTGCCGGCCAAGGGCATGTCGTTTCGAAGCGACCAGGACGACGTGGTGGTGGTGCCCGTGACCACCGCGATGTACCGGCTGCTGGGCAAGACCTACGTCGACACCATCGATATCCAGGCGGCCAGCCAGGAGCGTATCGATGAGGCGAAAAAATCGGCAAGGCTTTTGTTGAACAAACGCTACCGGCTCGCCCCGGACAATGAAGAGTCGTTTGAAATAATGGACCTCTCGGAGATCCGCGAGGCGCTTTCAAGCACCACGCGCACGATGAGCCTCCTCCTGGGGATCGTCGCCGCGATCTCTCTCCTCGTGGGCGGGATCGGAATCATGAACATCATGCTTGTCTCGGTCAAGGAACGCGTGAAGGAGATCGGCCTTCGCAAGGCGATCGGCGCACGCAGAAAGGACATCCGGCTTCAGTTTCTCATCGAGTCGGGGATGCTCACGGTCACCGGCGGTCTGGCGGGCATTTTACTCGGCACGGGCATCACCATTTTCATTACTGTCTTCGCGGGGTGGTCGGTGAAGATTTCGATATTTTCAATCGTGCTATCCACGGCGGTCTCGATCATCATCGGAATCGCCTTCGGCTTCTGGCCGGCGGTCCAGGCCTCGCGCTTGAATCCCATCGAGGCGCTGCGGTACGAATAA
- a CDS encoding efflux RND transporter periplasmic adaptor subunit, whose amino-acid sequence MKSNVQKQVIRAAAFALAVSLAGLACSKEQAVASRTVLPERGLIRKYISTTGTVEPRNRLEIKPTIAGRIESVLVVEGQTVRKGQLLAWMSSNERAALIDAARMQGDAELKYWESAYKPSPIVAPITGMVIVRDVEPGQTVSTTTAVLVLADRLIVTANVDETDIGNVKIGMTAELSLDSYPGVEVNGRVRHISYESTVTNNVTMYKVQIIPNRVPEVFRSGMSATINIIQSARGNALLLPIEAVLMEGRTNYIRVGRGEKAPPELREVKIGISDESRIEILSGLNEGEKVLVADGNAEVRSATGTNKKNPFMPTPPGRKRN is encoded by the coding sequence ATGAAATCTAACGTGCAGAAACAGGTCATCCGTGCCGCCGCGTTCGCGCTTGCCGTCTCGCTCGCGGGACTCGCGTGTTCGAAGGAACAGGCCGTGGCCAGTCGCACCGTGCTCCCCGAAAGGGGATTGATCAGGAAATACATCAGCACGACGGGGACGGTGGAGCCGCGCAACCGCCTGGAGATAAAGCCGACCATCGCAGGGAGGATCGAAAGCGTCCTGGTGGTCGAGGGGCAGACGGTCCGAAAGGGGCAGCTCCTGGCCTGGATGAGCTCCAATGAGCGCGCGGCCCTTATCGACGCGGCACGCATGCAGGGTGATGCCGAACTGAAATACTGGGAAAGCGCCTACAAGCCTTCGCCGATTGTCGCCCCCATAACGGGCATGGTGATCGTCCGCGACGTCGAGCCGGGGCAGACGGTGAGCACCACCACTGCGGTGCTGGTGCTGGCCGACCGGTTGATCGTCACGGCCAATGTCGACGAAACGGACATCGGCAACGTAAAGATCGGCATGACGGCGGAGTTGAGCCTGGATTCGTATCCCGGGGTCGAGGTAAACGGCAGGGTTCGGCACATATCATACGAGTCGACCGTCACCAACAACGTGACAATGTATAAGGTGCAGATCATCCCGAACAGGGTGCCCGAGGTTTTCAGGTCGGGCATGAGCGCAACCATCAATATCATCCAGTCGGCGCGGGGAAACGCGCTCCTTCTGCCGATCGAGGCAGTCCTCATGGAGGGGCGGACCAATTACATACGCGTCGGCAGGGGGGAAAAAGCGCCGCCCGAGTTGCGCGAGGTGAAGATCGGCATATCCGACGAGTCGCGCATCGAGATACTGTCCGGGCTGAATGAAGGAGAGAAGGTTCTTGTGGCCGACGGGAATGCCGAGGTCCGCTCCGCGACCGGCACCAATAAGAAAAACCCTTTCATGCCGACGCCTCCCGGCAGAAAAAGGAATTAG